A region of Micromonospora sp. WMMD882 DNA encodes the following proteins:
- a CDS encoding GNAT family protein — MFAVPLTEDAQLRPLEPWQAEEFLAHIDRAREHVDPWVPWATRSTDLDSARAVLQRYADGQAADARRIYGIWLDGVLVGGMLFVSFDAASGNCEIGCWLEPAAEGRGLVTRAARLMIDWAFRERGMSRVEWVTAAHNVRSANVARRLGMSLDGVLRSAFPYRGQRHDNQVWSVLADEWP; from the coding sequence GTGTTCGCCGTCCCACTCACCGAGGACGCCCAGCTCCGCCCGCTCGAACCATGGCAGGCGGAGGAGTTCCTGGCCCACATCGACCGGGCCCGGGAGCATGTCGACCCGTGGGTCCCCTGGGCCACCCGCAGCACCGACCTGGACTCCGCCCGCGCCGTCCTGCAGCGGTACGCCGACGGGCAGGCCGCCGACGCCCGGCGGATCTACGGGATCTGGCTGGACGGCGTGCTGGTCGGCGGGATGCTGTTCGTCTCCTTCGACGCCGCCAGCGGCAACTGTGAGATCGGCTGCTGGCTGGAGCCGGCCGCCGAGGGGCGGGGCCTGGTCACCCGGGCCGCCCGCCTCATGATCGACTGGGCGTTCCGGGAGCGCGGCATGAGCCGGGTGGAGTGGGTGACCGCCGCGCACAACGTCCGCAGCGCCAACGTCGCCCGCCGCCTCGGCATGAGCCTGGACGGCGTGCTGCGGTCGGCGTTCCCGTACCGGGGGCAGCGGCACGACAACCAGGTCTGGTCGGTCCTCGCCGACGAGTGGCCCTGA
- a CDS encoding cadmium resistance transporter has protein sequence MIDLLGTAASAAVVFAATDVDDIVVLTALFVTARSTGRPRPRQIAAGQYVGIGALLAASGVLAAGLLVVPEPWPGLLGLLPVVLGVRALLSRDDDEAPTVVGGTLGVAGVTIANGADNVAVYVPVLRTLGPADVAVFLLVFVVAIGLWCLAAAWLGGHPRVVRLAERAGHRLVPVIFVAIGLVILVGSGVLPHLAHLAT, from the coding sequence GTGATAGACCTGCTCGGTACCGCCGCCAGCGCGGCCGTCGTGTTCGCCGCCACCGACGTCGATGACATCGTGGTGCTCACGGCCCTGTTCGTCACCGCCCGCAGCACCGGCCGACCGCGCCCACGGCAGATCGCCGCCGGCCAATACGTCGGCATCGGCGCGCTGCTGGCGGCCAGCGGGGTCCTCGCCGCCGGCCTGCTGGTGGTGCCGGAGCCGTGGCCCGGTCTGCTCGGTCTGCTGCCGGTCGTGCTCGGCGTCCGGGCGCTGCTGAGCCGGGACGACGACGAAGCCCCGACGGTGGTCGGCGGCACGCTGGGCGTGGCCGGGGTGACCATCGCCAACGGCGCCGACAACGTCGCCGTCTACGTGCCCGTGCTGCGCACGCTCGGCCCGGCCGACGTCGCGGTGTTCCTGCTCGTCTTCGTGGTCGCCATCGGCCTGTGGTGCCTGGCGGCGGCCTGGCTCGGCGGCCACCCACGGGTCGTCCGGCTGGCCGAACGGGCCGGGCACCGGCTGGTGCCGGTGATCTTCGTGGCCATCGGCCTGGTGATCCTGGTCGGCTCCGGCGTCCTCCCCCACCTCGCCCACCTCGCCACCTGA
- a CDS encoding helix-turn-helix domain-containing protein: protein MAATGTATSTEKGRRIVGAERQTLAKDLVKRYTGGESIRALAASTGRSYGFIHRVLTESGVQLRQRGGARRRKKA from the coding sequence ATGGCAGCCACTGGCACAGCCACCAGCACCGAGAAGGGTCGCCGGATCGTCGGAGCCGAGCGTCAGACACTCGCCAAGGACCTCGTGAAGCGGTACACCGGGGGCGAGAGCATCCGCGCCCTCGCGGCCTCGACCGGCCGGTCCTACGGGTTCATCCACCGGGTGCTCACCGAGTCCGGCGTGCAGCTGCGACAGCGCGGCGGCGCCCGGCGCCGCAAGAAGGCGTGA
- a CDS encoding enoyl-CoA hydratase/isomerase family protein gives MSRPDVLNAQTPAMWRAMSDFSRRLPGEVRVVVVRGEGRAFSAGLDLSVATTSGPDSFAELATLPEAECADRITEFQAAFTWLHRPGIVSVAAVQGHAIGAGFQLALACDLRVLAEDAQLSMAEVTLGLVPDLAGTGRLVDLVGYARALEICATGRRMDAAEADRLGLATVVVPNAELDAATEDLTAALLAPRRDAVVEIKALLVGAARRTPEQQQRAEREAQVRRLRDLAGRGE, from the coding sequence TTGAGTCGTCCCGACGTGCTCAACGCCCAGACCCCGGCGATGTGGCGTGCCATGAGTGACTTCTCCCGGCGGCTGCCCGGCGAGGTCCGGGTCGTCGTCGTGCGTGGTGAGGGCCGGGCGTTCTCCGCCGGGCTGGACCTCTCGGTCGCCACCACGTCCGGGCCGGACTCCTTCGCCGAGCTGGCCACCCTGCCCGAGGCCGAGTGCGCCGACCGGATCACCGAGTTCCAGGCGGCCTTCACCTGGCTGCACCGGCCGGGCATCGTCTCGGTCGCCGCCGTCCAGGGGCACGCCATCGGCGCCGGTTTCCAGCTCGCGCTCGCCTGCGACCTGCGGGTGCTCGCCGAGGACGCCCAGCTGTCGATGGCCGAGGTGACCCTCGGGCTGGTGCCCGACCTGGCCGGCACCGGCCGCCTGGTCGACCTGGTCGGTTACGCCCGCGCCCTGGAGATCTGCGCCACCGGCCGGCGGATGGACGCCGCCGAGGCGGACCGGCTCGGGCTGGCCACCGTGGTGGTGCCGAACGCCGAGCTGGACGCCGCCACCGAGGACCTGACCGCCGCCCTGCTCGCCCCGCGCCGCGACGCGGTCGTCGAGATCAAGGCCCTGCTGGTCGGCGCGGCCCGGCGTACCCCTGAGCAGCAGCAGCGGGCCGAACGTGAGGCGCAGGTACGGCGGTTGCGTGATCTTGCGGGACGCGGAGAGTAG
- a CDS encoding ABC transporter ATP-binding protein: protein MGWSTLRSIRNSEEVSTHRVARGTGQRIVAFARPYRRDIAVFLVTVVLAAVIGVATPVLAGDVINTITAGGADAGAVVVRLALFIAGLAVADALLSLAQRWYSARIGEGIILDLRTRVYDHVQRMPLQFFSRTQTGALVSRLNNDVMGAQRAFTSTLSGVVSNVIQLVLTAAVMFTLSWQITALSLVLLPLFIIPARRVGKRLAEITRESYDLDAKMNATMTERFGVAGALLVKLFGAPEVEARRFAGRAERVRDIGIQSAMYSRTFFVAMLLVASLAQALTYGLGGWLAVNGAVSAGTVVTLALLLTRLYGPLTALSNVRVDVMSALVSFDRVFEVLDLKPSIEEKPDASPVPSGNGRVEFRDVRFRYPSASEVSLASLEEVATLDRTVNEPVLRGVSFTVEPGQMVALVGPSGAGKSTLSMLLSRVYDVTEGQVLIAGLDVRDATLASLRAEIGVVTQDSHLFHETIAENLRYAKPDATDDEIWAALAGAQVADLVRALPDGLETMVGERGYRFSGGEKQRIAIARLLLKAPSIVILDEATAHLDSESEAAVQRALSVALAGRTALVIAHRLSTVRDADQILVLDEGRIVERGRHDELVAVGGLYAELYRTQFAVADSPSPYADATGPEPVVTTMPMSPYLAEEALPPAAAN from the coding sequence ATGGGCTGGAGCACGCTCCGCTCGATCCGCAACTCTGAGGAGGTCTCGACGCACCGGGTCGCCCGGGGCACCGGGCAGCGGATCGTCGCGTTCGCCCGCCCGTACCGGCGGGACATCGCGGTGTTCCTGGTCACGGTGGTGCTGGCCGCGGTCATCGGGGTCGCCACGCCGGTGCTCGCCGGTGACGTCATCAACACCATCACCGCCGGCGGGGCCGACGCCGGCGCGGTCGTGGTCCGACTGGCGCTGTTCATCGCCGGCCTGGCCGTCGCCGACGCGCTGCTCTCCCTGGCCCAGCGCTGGTACTCCGCCCGCATCGGCGAGGGGATCATCCTCGACCTGCGCACCCGGGTCTACGACCACGTGCAGCGGATGCCGTTGCAGTTCTTCTCCCGCACCCAGACCGGCGCGCTGGTCAGCCGGCTCAACAACGACGTCATGGGCGCCCAGCGGGCGTTCACCTCCACCCTCTCCGGGGTGGTCAGCAACGTCATCCAGCTCGTGCTCACCGCCGCGGTGATGTTCACCCTCTCCTGGCAGATCACCGCCCTGTCGCTGGTGCTGCTGCCGCTGTTCATCATCCCGGCCCGGCGGGTCGGCAAGCGGCTGGCGGAGATCACCCGGGAGTCGTACGACCTCGACGCCAAGATGAACGCGACGATGACCGAACGGTTCGGCGTGGCCGGGGCGCTGCTGGTCAAGCTGTTCGGCGCGCCGGAGGTCGAGGCCCGCCGGTTCGCCGGCCGGGCCGAACGGGTCCGCGACATCGGCATCCAGTCCGCGATGTACTCGCGGACGTTCTTCGTGGCGATGCTGCTGGTGGCCTCGCTGGCCCAGGCGCTCACCTACGGCCTCGGCGGCTGGCTCGCGGTCAACGGCGCGGTCAGCGCCGGCACCGTGGTCACCCTGGCCCTGCTGCTGACCCGCCTGTACGGGCCGCTGACCGCGCTGTCCAACGTCCGGGTCGACGTGATGAGCGCGCTCGTCTCGTTCGACCGGGTCTTCGAGGTGCTCGACCTGAAGCCGTCGATCGAGGAGAAGCCCGACGCGTCGCCCGTCCCGTCCGGCAACGGCCGGGTCGAGTTCCGGGACGTCCGGTTCCGCTACCCGAGCGCCTCCGAGGTGTCGCTGGCCTCCCTGGAGGAGGTCGCCACCCTGGACCGGACGGTCAACGAGCCGGTGCTGCGGGGCGTGTCGTTCACCGTCGAGCCGGGGCAGATGGTGGCCCTGGTCGGCCCGTCCGGGGCGGGCAAGTCCACCCTGTCGATGCTGCTCTCCCGGGTCTACGACGTCACCGAGGGGCAGGTGCTCATCGCCGGGCTCGACGTGCGGGACGCCACGCTCGCCTCGCTGCGCGCCGAGATCGGCGTGGTCACCCAGGACTCCCACCTGTTCCACGAGACGATCGCCGAGAACCTCCGCTACGCCAAGCCCGACGCCACCGACGACGAGATCTGGGCGGCGCTGGCCGGCGCGCAGGTCGCCGACCTGGTCCGGGCTCTGCCCGACGGGCTGGAGACCATGGTCGGCGAGCGCGGCTACCGCTTCTCCGGCGGCGAGAAGCAGCGCATCGCCATCGCCCGGCTGCTGCTCAAGGCCCCGTCGATCGTGATCCTCGACGAGGCCACCGCACACCTGGACTCGGAGAGCGAGGCGGCGGTGCAGCGGGCCCTGTCGGTGGCGCTGGCCGGGCGTACCGCGCTGGTGATCGCGCACCGGCTCTCCACCGTCCGGGACGCCGACCAGATCCTCGTCCTCGACGAGGGGCGGATCGTCGAGCGGGGTCGGCACGACGAGCTGGTCGCGGTGGGCGGCCTCTACGCCGAGCTGTACCGCACCCAGTTCGCCGTGGCCGACTCGCCCAGCCCGTACGCGGACGCCACCGGCCCGGAGCCGGTGGTCACCACCATGCCGATGTCGCCGTACCTGGCCGAGGAGGCCCTGCCCCCGGCGGCGGCGAACTGA
- the mug gene encoding G/U mismatch-specific DNA glycosylase, protein MTATPAGRSARPTREQLAAAADRTIPDVLADGLDVLFVGINPGLWSAATGWHFARPGNRFWPALHRGGFTPRQLRPSEQDTLPGYGLGITNMVARASARADELTAQELVTGAELLTAKVERRRPRWVAVVGVTAYRIGFVRPKAAFGPQPELLGGARLWVLPNPSGLNAHFTVDTLGAAFRELRAAAS, encoded by the coding sequence GTGACCGCCACCCCGGCCGGCCGGTCGGCGCGGCCCACCCGGGAGCAGCTCGCCGCCGCCGCCGACCGGACCATCCCCGACGTGCTCGCCGACGGGCTGGACGTGCTCTTCGTCGGGATCAACCCGGGCCTGTGGTCGGCGGCGACCGGCTGGCACTTCGCCCGCCCTGGCAACCGGTTCTGGCCGGCCCTGCACCGGGGCGGCTTCACCCCCCGGCAACTGCGCCCGAGCGAGCAGGACACGCTGCCCGGGTACGGGCTGGGCATCACCAACATGGTGGCCCGGGCCAGCGCCCGCGCGGACGAGCTGACCGCGCAGGAGCTGGTGACCGGCGCGGAGCTGCTCACTGCGAAGGTCGAACGACGCCGGCCCCGGTGGGTGGCGGTGGTCGGGGTGACCGCGTACCGGATCGGTTTCGTCCGGCCGAAGGCGGCGTTCGGGCCGCAGCCGGAGTTGCTCGGTGGCGCGCGCCTGTGGGTGCTGCCGAACCCGAGCGGACTGAACGCCCACTTCACCGTCGACACGCTCGGGGCGGCCTTCAGGGAGCTGCGCGCGGCGGCGTCGTGA
- a CDS encoding SDR family oxidoreductase, giving the protein MDLGLTDRVYVLTGASRGLGYATAECLVADGARVVLSARDADAVDAAVTRLGGPARAVGVAGDLADPELPLRLVDTARDRFGRLDGALVSVGGPPRGTAAGVSDAQWRESFETVFLGTVRAVRTVAAALPAGGAVGLVLSTSARHPITGLGISNGLRPGLAGVAKDVADEYGPRGVRVVGLLPGRIMTDRNAQLLAAGGDAARARAEAEAGIPLRRLGEPAEFGRVAAFVLSPAAGYLTGVTIPVDGGATRAL; this is encoded by the coding sequence ATGGATCTCGGACTGACCGACCGGGTGTACGTGTTGACCGGCGCGTCCCGCGGCCTCGGGTACGCCACCGCCGAGTGCCTCGTCGCCGACGGGGCGCGGGTGGTGCTCTCCGCCCGCGACGCCGACGCGGTCGACGCCGCCGTCACCCGCCTCGGCGGCCCGGCGCGCGCCGTCGGCGTAGCCGGTGACCTGGCCGACCCGGAGCTGCCGCTTCGGCTGGTCGACACCGCCCGGGACCGGTTCGGCCGACTCGACGGCGCGCTGGTCTCGGTCGGCGGGCCGCCCCGGGGCACCGCCGCCGGGGTCAGTGACGCGCAGTGGCGGGAGTCGTTCGAGACGGTGTTCCTGGGCACCGTCCGGGCGGTCCGGACGGTGGCCGCCGCGCTGCCGGCGGGCGGGGCGGTCGGGCTGGTGCTGTCCACCTCGGCCCGGCACCCGATCACCGGTCTCGGCATCTCCAACGGGCTGCGCCCCGGCCTGGCCGGGGTGGCCAAGGACGTCGCCGACGAGTACGGCCCCCGGGGCGTACGGGTGGTCGGGCTGCTGCCCGGACGGATCATGACCGACCGCAACGCGCAGCTCCTGGCCGCGGGCGGCGACGCGGCGCGGGCGCGCGCCGAGGCGGAGGCGGGCATCCCGCTGCGCCGCCTGGGTGAGCCGGCCGAGTTCGGTCGGGTCGCCGCGTTCGTCCTCTCCCCCGCCGCCGGCTACCTGACCGGGGTGACCATCCCGGTCGACGGCGGCGCGACCCGCGCGCTGTGA
- a CDS encoding DUF692 domain-containing protein, with product MGIGWRPEISGFVADLPGLRFVEVIAESVDPAGPLPGGLAELRALGVTVVPHGVRLSLGGAEPVAPARVAHLAAVADRLAAPLVSEHIAFVRAGGVEAGHLLPLPRTREAADVVVANVRRARSELAVPIALEPIAALFDWPDDEWDEAEFVTEILERTDALLLLDVANVYANARNRGADPLALLDRFPLERIAYAHVAGGLEQDGLYHDTHTRAVPPEVLDLVTEVCARRRPPALLLERDGHYPPAATLRAELDALATAAGHPPVT from the coding sequence GTGGGCATCGGGTGGCGGCCGGAGATCTCCGGGTTCGTCGCCGACCTGCCCGGCCTGCGGTTCGTCGAGGTGATCGCGGAGAGCGTCGACCCGGCCGGGCCGCTGCCGGGCGGGCTGGCCGAGCTGCGGGCCCTGGGCGTCACGGTGGTGCCGCACGGGGTGCGGCTGTCGCTGGGCGGCGCGGAGCCGGTCGCCCCGGCCCGGGTCGCCCACCTGGCCGCCGTCGCCGACCGGCTGGCCGCGCCGCTGGTCAGCGAGCACATCGCCTTCGTCCGGGCCGGCGGGGTGGAAGCCGGCCACCTGCTGCCGCTGCCCCGCACCCGGGAGGCGGCGGACGTGGTGGTCGCCAACGTCCGCCGGGCCCGGTCCGAGCTGGCGGTCCCGATCGCGCTGGAACCGATCGCCGCCCTCTTCGACTGGCCCGACGACGAGTGGGACGAGGCGGAGTTCGTCACCGAGATCCTGGAACGCACCGACGCCCTGCTGCTGCTCGACGTCGCCAACGTGTACGCCAACGCCCGCAACCGGGGCGCCGACCCGCTCGCCCTGCTGGACCGGTTCCCGCTGGAACGGATCGCGTACGCGCACGTCGCCGGGGGCCTCGAACAGGACGGGCTCTACCACGACACGCACACCCGTGCCGTACCCCCGGAGGTGCTCGACCTGGTCACCGAGGTCTGCGCCCGACGCCGGCCGCCCGCCCTGCTGCTGGAACGCGACGGGCACTACCCGCCGGCGGCCACCCTGCGGGCCGAGCTGGACGCGCTCGCCACGGCGGCCGGCCACCCGCCGGTGACATGA
- a CDS encoding TIGR04222 domain-containing membrane protein: MTTTLLAAAGDTWGISGPTFLAGYLTVAALAVVGSVVHRARLFGGDRTSGPEQLDPPQVAYLNGGARLALHSSIGALRHAGAIGMAVPRLAATGPLPAGANPIDQAVYDAASRRVRPRDLAQDHRVSAAVDQLRQDLERRGLAVPASHRRAARLGPALLLALVAVGVLRLVAGLANDQPVGFLFVGVVGLTVVGVAQATRIPHRTHAGRAALRDLRTRYRHLAPSSTPAFSTYGAAGVGMAVALFGTATLWTLDPAFAGEAEIERQATGDTGASAGGAGGDGGSSDGGTGNGGGCGGGCGGCGG; encoded by the coding sequence ATGACGACGACCCTACTGGCCGCAGCAGGTGACACCTGGGGCATCTCCGGACCGACCTTCCTCGCCGGCTACCTGACGGTGGCGGCGCTGGCGGTGGTCGGCTCGGTCGTGCACCGCGCCCGGCTCTTCGGGGGCGACCGGACGTCCGGCCCGGAGCAGCTCGACCCCCCGCAGGTCGCCTACCTCAACGGCGGGGCCCGGCTCGCCCTGCACAGCTCGATCGGCGCGCTGCGGCACGCCGGCGCGATCGGGATGGCTGTCCCCCGGCTGGCCGCCACCGGGCCGCTGCCCGCCGGAGCGAACCCGATCGACCAGGCCGTGTACGACGCCGCCAGCCGACGCGTACGACCCCGGGACCTGGCGCAGGACCACCGGGTGAGCGCCGCGGTCGACCAGCTACGGCAGGACCTGGAACGACGGGGGTTGGCGGTGCCCGCGTCGCATCGGCGGGCCGCCCGGCTCGGCCCCGCGCTGCTGCTCGCCCTCGTGGCCGTCGGCGTGCTCCGACTGGTCGCCGGCCTGGCGAACGACCAGCCGGTCGGATTCCTGTTCGTCGGCGTCGTCGGGCTCACCGTCGTCGGCGTGGCCCAGGCCACCCGGATACCGCACCGCACCCACGCCGGTCGGGCCGCCCTGCGCGACCTGCGGACCCGCTACCGGCACCTCGCGCCCAGCTCCACGCCGGCCTTCTCCACCTACGGCGCCGCCGGGGTCGGGATGGCCGTGGCGCTGTTCGGCACGGCCACGCTCTGGACTCTCGACCCGGCCTTCGCCGGCGAAGCCGAGATCGAGCGGCAGGCCACCGGCGACACCGGCGCCTCCGCCGGCGGGGCCGGCGGGGACGGCGGCAGCAGTGACGGCGGCACCGGCAACGGCGGCGGCTGTGGTGGCGGGTGCGGCGGGTGCGGCGGGTGA
- a CDS encoding TetR/AcrR family transcriptional regulator, translated as MPRVSQDQLDARRQEILAAARACFARHGYEGATVRRLEEATRLSRGAIFHHFRDKDSLFLAVAEDDAAAMVETVARNGLVQVMRDLLGRAMSPDTAGWLGSQLEVSRRLRTDPAFARRWAERSAAIAEATRDRLARQRDAGVLREDVPIDVLAQFLELAYDGLVLHLAMGRPAGDLGPVLDLVEEAVRRR; from the coding sequence GTGCCCAGAGTAAGTCAGGACCAGCTCGACGCGCGTCGGCAGGAGATCCTCGCCGCCGCGCGGGCGTGTTTCGCGCGGCACGGCTACGAGGGCGCCACCGTGCGCCGGCTGGAGGAGGCCACCCGGCTGTCCCGGGGCGCGATCTTCCACCACTTCCGGGACAAGGACTCCCTCTTCCTGGCCGTCGCCGAGGACGACGCGGCGGCCATGGTGGAGACGGTCGCGCGCAACGGCCTGGTCCAGGTCATGCGGGACCTGCTCGGCCGGGCCATGTCGCCGGACACCGCCGGCTGGCTCGGCAGCCAACTGGAGGTGTCCCGCCGGCTGCGCACCGACCCGGCGTTCGCCCGACGCTGGGCGGAACGCTCCGCCGCCATCGCCGAGGCCACCCGGGACCGGTTGGCCCGGCAACGTGACGCCGGGGTGCTGCGCGAGGACGTACCCATCGACGTGCTCGCCCAGTTCCTGGAGCTGGCCTACGACGGTCTGGTGCTGCACCTTGCGATGGGCCGCCCGGCCGGCGACCTCGGCCCGGTGCTCGACCTGGTCGAGGAGGCCGTCCGCCGCCGGTGA
- a CDS encoding carbon-nitrogen hydrolase family protein, translated as MTSIPAAPLTVAAVQADPVPGDLVGNTSTGARLVRQAADAGARVVVLPELFLPAYHPPTLAADPAGTDVPADADGSVADPRLDPLRAAARDAGAALVVGAAVRHPDQRRTISALVVDRAGAIRVGYDKQQLWSFERELFTPGRRGATALVDDWRLGLGICYDGCFPEHGRAAAADGAHGYLCPSGYRVGSEHRRDLYYPARALDNTMYVVFANSVGGADPWRFNGGAAVYDPEGRCLVRGSGSGEQVLVAALDPALLARTRADHPMLLDRRADQGPARLRVLV; from the coding sequence ATGACGTCGATCCCCGCGGCCCCGCTGACCGTCGCCGCCGTCCAGGCCGATCCCGTCCCCGGCGATCTGGTCGGCAACACGTCGACCGGCGCCCGCCTCGTCCGGCAGGCCGCCGACGCCGGGGCCCGGGTGGTCGTCCTGCCCGAGCTGTTCCTGCCGGCGTACCACCCGCCGACCCTCGCCGCCGACCCGGCCGGCACCGACGTGCCGGCCGACGCGGACGGCTCGGTGGCGGATCCCCGGCTCGACCCGCTGCGCGCCGCGGCCCGCGACGCGGGCGCGGCGCTGGTGGTCGGCGCGGCGGTGCGGCATCCCGACCAGCGGCGCACGATCTCCGCGCTGGTCGTCGACCGCGCCGGGGCGATCCGCGTCGGGTACGACAAGCAGCAGCTCTGGAGCTTCGAACGGGAGCTGTTCACCCCCGGTCGGCGCGGCGCGACAGCGCTGGTCGACGACTGGCGGCTCGGGTTGGGCATCTGCTACGACGGTTGCTTTCCCGAGCACGGGCGGGCCGCGGCGGCCGACGGCGCGCACGGCTACCTCTGCCCGAGCGGGTACCGCGTCGGCTCCGAGCACCGGCGCGACCTCTATTATCCGGCCCGCGCGCTGGACAACACCATGTACGTCGTCTTCGCCAACTCCGTCGGCGGCGCGGACCCGTGGCGGTTCAACGGCGGGGCGGCGGTGTACGACCCGGAGGGCCGCTGCCTGGTCCGAGGGTCGGGCAGTGGCGAGCAGGTGCTGGTGGCCGCGTTGGATCCGGCGCTGCTGGCGCGGACCCGGGCCGACCACCCGATGCTCCTCGACCGCCGCGCCGACCAGGGGCCGGCGCGGCTGCGGGTGCTCGTCTGA
- a CDS encoding HAD-IA family hydrolase, translating into MPLLLLDLDNTLLDRTGPFRIWGQRLLAGIGAPATDIDWLLSIDADGLTNRWDVADAIRSRYDLRIPSIDLVDGMHDGVVEHTRLSPLVACALRIAADAGWVPVVVSNGVVRQQETKIRRTGLDRYVADWVISEEAGVSKPNPRIFAMAARRARLPLRDAWMVGDSPESDIGGAAAVGLPSVWLRRGRTWLEPRFAPTHAVDGVLDAIATVVAA; encoded by the coding sequence GTGCCGTTGCTCCTGCTGGACCTGGACAACACCCTGCTCGACCGGACCGGGCCGTTCCGGATCTGGGGTCAGCGTCTCCTGGCCGGCATCGGCGCGCCGGCCACCGACATCGACTGGCTGCTCTCCATCGACGCCGACGGACTGACCAACCGGTGGGACGTGGCCGACGCCATCCGCAGCCGGTACGACCTGCGCATCCCCTCGATCGACCTGGTCGACGGCATGCACGACGGCGTGGTCGAGCACACCAGGCTCAGCCCGCTGGTGGCCTGCGCCCTGCGGATCGCCGCCGACGCCGGCTGGGTGCCGGTGGTGGTCAGCAACGGCGTGGTACGCCAGCAGGAGACCAAGATCCGTCGGACCGGCCTGGACCGGTACGTGGCCGACTGGGTGATCTCGGAGGAGGCCGGGGTGAGCAAACCCAACCCGCGGATCTTCGCGATGGCCGCCCGGCGGGCGCGGCTGCCGCTGCGGGACGCCTGGATGGTGGGGGACAGCCCGGAGTCGGACATCGGCGGGGCGGCGGCGGTCGGTCTGCCCAGCGTCTGGCTGCGCCGGGGGCGGACCTGGCTGGAGCCCCGGTTCGCGCCCACCCACGCCGTCGACGGGGTGCTCGACGCCATCGCCACGGTGGTCGCCGCCTGA
- a CDS encoding RIO1 family regulatory kinase/ATPase: protein MRDHDSVPPAHERRTRGGRRFDDDEPRFLKRGRPTPLPTADDDGDPDRPLAGDRWSTWDQAVHGPEPHPAWLVTELAAQDTELGVLKTGKEADVHLVRRAVPDTDRSCLLAVKRYRAPEHRLFHRDAGYLEGRRVRRSRENRAMAGRTAFGREMIAGQWAAAEFAVLSRLWEVGVALGGVTVPYPVQLLGTELMLEFVGDADEGAAAPRLAQLRPEPAELRSLWEQLVDALTMLARSGYAHGDLSPYNLLAHAGRLVMIDLPQAVDVVANPQGQEFLARDVRVVSAWFVARGLPAELADSATLTARLLREAGLR from the coding sequence GTGCGAGACCACGACTCCGTTCCTCCGGCGCACGAGCGCCGTACCCGCGGCGGACGCCGCTTCGACGACGACGAGCCGCGCTTCCTGAAGCGCGGCCGGCCCACGCCGCTCCCGACCGCCGACGACGACGGCGACCCCGACCGGCCGCTGGCCGGCGACCGGTGGTCGACCTGGGACCAGGCGGTCCACGGCCCCGAGCCCCACCCGGCCTGGCTGGTCACCGAGCTGGCCGCCCAGGACACCGAGCTGGGCGTGCTGAAGACCGGCAAGGAGGCCGACGTCCACCTGGTCCGGCGCGCGGTGCCGGACACCGACCGGTCCTGCCTGCTGGCCGTCAAACGCTACCGGGCCCCGGAGCACCGGCTGTTCCACCGGGACGCCGGCTACCTGGAGGGACGCCGGGTCCGCCGCTCCAGGGAGAACCGGGCGATGGCCGGGCGCACCGCCTTCGGCCGCGAGATGATCGCCGGGCAGTGGGCGGCGGCCGAGTTCGCCGTGCTCTCCCGGCTCTGGGAGGTCGGGGTCGCGCTCGGCGGGGTCACCGTGCCGTACCCGGTGCAGTTGCTCGGCACCGAGCTGATGCTGGAGTTCGTCGGGGACGCCGACGAGGGCGCCGCCGCGCCCCGCCTGGCCCAGCTCCGACCGGAGCCGGCCGAGCTGCGCTCACTCTGGGAGCAACTGGTCGACGCGCTGACGATGCTGGCCCGCTCGGGGTACGCCCACGGCGACCTGTCGCCGTACAACCTGCTGGCGCACGCGGGCCGGCTGGTGATGATCGACCTGCCGCAGGCGGTGGACGTGGTGGCGAATCCGCAGGGGCAGGAGTTCCTCGCCCGCGACGTACGGGTGGTCAGCGCCTGGTTCGTGGCCCGGGGGCTGCCGGCGGAGCTGGCCGACTCCGCCACGTTGACCGCGCGACTGCTCCGCGAGGCGGGGCTGCGCTGA
- a CDS encoding DUF2630 family protein has protein sequence MDDKTILSRISDLVDEEHRLRSTAQSGHTGTDDDARTRLRELEESLDQCWDLLRRRRAARQAHGDPESQGARPVPEVERYLQ, from the coding sequence ATGGACGACAAGACCATCCTGAGCCGCATCTCCGACCTGGTCGACGAGGAGCACCGCCTCCGGTCGACGGCCCAGTCCGGGCACACCGGCACCGACGACGACGCCCGTACCCGGCTGCGGGAGCTGGAGGAGTCGTTGGACCAGTGCTGGGACCTGCTCCGCCGACGTCGGGCCGCCCGGCAGGCCCACGGGGACCCGGAGTCGCAGGGCGCCCGGCCGGTCCCGGAGGTCGAGCGGTACCTCCAGTGA